Proteins co-encoded in one Kocuria flava genomic window:
- a CDS encoding TlyA family RNA methyltransferase, with protein sequence MSARLDQELTSRGLARSRTVAARWIAGGRVAVNGTVARKPSARVGPGDRLEVRPAEVPDYVSRAGHKLAGALEAFREVVVAGRRCLDAGASTGGFTDVLLRAGAREVLAVDVGHDQLDPGLRADPRVRVHEGLNVRGLRPEDVGGPAELTVCDLSFISLTLVVGPLAAATVPGGDLLLMVKPQFEVGADRLARTGVVTSEAERARAVEAVASAARAHGLEVLGRRRSPLPGQDGNHEFFLWCRRPGTTAAGTC encoded by the coding sequence GTGAGCGCACGCCTCGACCAGGAGCTGACCTCCCGGGGCCTGGCCCGCTCGCGGACCGTGGCCGCGCGGTGGATCGCCGGGGGACGCGTCGCCGTGAACGGGACCGTGGCGCGCAAGCCCTCCGCCCGGGTCGGTCCCGGGGACCGCCTCGAGGTGCGCCCCGCCGAGGTCCCGGACTACGTCAGCCGCGCCGGGCACAAGCTCGCCGGGGCGCTCGAGGCGTTCCGCGAGGTCGTGGTCGCCGGGCGGCGCTGCCTGGACGCGGGGGCCTCGACGGGCGGCTTCACCGACGTGCTGCTGCGCGCCGGGGCGCGCGAGGTGCTCGCGGTCGACGTCGGCCACGACCAGCTGGATCCCGGGCTGCGCGCCGACCCGCGGGTCCGGGTCCACGAGGGCCTCAACGTGCGGGGTCTGCGCCCCGAGGACGTCGGCGGGCCCGCCGAGCTGACCGTGTGCGACCTCTCCTTCATCTCCCTGACCCTGGTGGTGGGCCCGCTCGCGGCGGCCACGGTCCCCGGCGGCGACCTGCTGCTGATGGTCAAGCCCCAGTTCGAGGTCGGCGCGGACCGGCTCGCGCGCACCGGTGTGGTCACCTCCGAGGCCGAGCGGGCCCGGGCGGTGGAGGCGGTCGCCTCGGCGGCCCGCGCGCACGGGCTCGAGGTGCTCGGCCGGCGGCGCAGCCCGCTGCCCGGCCAGGACGGCAACCACGAGTTCTTCCTGTGGTGCCGCCGGCCCGGGACCACCGCGGCGGGAACCTGCTGA
- a CDS encoding NAD kinase — MSRKILVMAHMGRQEAKDAARDSCRQLHDAGLVPVLSRADLDALQEDIEPLAPVEVLEEDVSLRQIELVMVLGGDGSILRAAELVRRVDTPLLGVNLGHVGFLAESERSDLAGTVEAVVDGRYTVEQRMAIDVTVWQGEHKVLHTWALNEASVEKGNREKMIEVVVEVDRRPLSTFGCDGVVLATPTGSTAYAFSAGGPVVWPEVEALLMVPLSAHALFSRPLVISPNSMMAVEVLTRTDTRGVLWCDGRRTTELPPGSRIEVVRSPRAVNLARMHRTPFSERLVRKFELPTTGWRGPVPPEEAAAARTAALPTVAAEPPAHAGVGREMPYPADSDVPGPAPSSGGPGA, encoded by the coding sequence GTGAGCAGGAAGATTCTGGTCATGGCCCACATGGGCCGGCAGGAGGCCAAGGACGCCGCGCGCGACTCGTGCCGCCAGCTGCACGACGCAGGGCTCGTCCCGGTGCTCTCCCGGGCCGACCTCGACGCCCTCCAGGAGGACATCGAGCCGCTGGCCCCCGTGGAGGTCCTGGAGGAGGACGTCTCCCTGCGGCAGATCGAGCTCGTGATGGTCCTCGGCGGGGACGGGTCGATCCTGCGCGCCGCCGAGCTCGTGCGCCGCGTGGACACCCCGCTGCTCGGGGTGAACCTGGGCCACGTGGGGTTCCTCGCCGAGAGCGAGCGCTCGGACCTGGCCGGGACGGTCGAGGCCGTCGTCGACGGCCGCTACACCGTCGAGCAGCGCATGGCCATCGACGTCACCGTGTGGCAGGGCGAGCACAAGGTGCTGCACACCTGGGCCCTCAACGAGGCCTCGGTGGAGAAGGGCAACCGGGAGAAGATGATCGAGGTGGTCGTCGAGGTCGACCGCCGGCCCCTGAGCACCTTCGGCTGCGACGGCGTGGTCCTGGCGACCCCCACCGGCTCCACCGCCTACGCCTTCTCCGCCGGCGGGCCGGTCGTGTGGCCCGAGGTGGAGGCGCTGCTCATGGTGCCGCTGAGCGCCCACGCCCTGTTCTCCCGGCCGCTGGTGATCTCCCCGAACTCCATGATGGCCGTGGAGGTGCTCACCCGCACCGACACCCGGGGGGTGCTGTGGTGCGACGGCCGGCGGACCACCGAGCTGCCGCCGGGGTCCCGGATCGAGGTCGTGCGCTCCCCGCGCGCCGTCAACCTCGCCCGCATGCACCGCACCCCGTTCTCCGAGCGGCTCGTGCGCAAGTTCGAGCTGCCCACCACGGGCTGGCGCGGACCCGTGCCCCCCGAGGAGGCCGCCGCGGCGCGCACCGCCGCGCTGCCCACGGTCGCCGCCGAGCCCCCGGCCCACGCCGGCGTGGGCCGGGAGATGCCCTATCCCGCGGACTCCGACGTCCCCGGTCCCGCCCCGTCCTCCGGGGGGCCCGGGGCATGA
- the recN gene encoding DNA repair protein RecN, whose amino-acid sequence MIEEIRIHDLGVITDAVLPLGPGLSILSGETGAGKTMVVTALGMLLGNRSDAGAVRAGAPRAVAEAVVRVAGGHPAAALVEDAGGAVDVETVGAHEEALVTLARTVTAEGRSRAHVGGRSAPVGTLSAVGQTLVAVHGQSDQLRLRSPAAQRHALDQYAGEELAADLARYRGLLGEYRTAQQQLREVTEHGRERALEAQTLQGALEEIDAVDPQPGEDERLDQESQRLTNLEQLRAAALTAHTALSGGEFAEGDAADATALIAAAQRALEQEAAADRELEELAARVAELSVLVTDVAADLSGYASGLDDEGPARLAEVEARRARLKTLTRKYGATVDEVLEWADRSRQRLDELTDDPAREEELRARLEQLRTGLAELADRMTRRRREAAERLSAAVSEELTALAMPNASLVIEVEPVEEFTAHGRDEISFLLRPHAAATPRPLGKGASGGELSRLMLAIEVVLAAVDPVPTFVFDEVDSGVGGKAAVEIGRRLKMLAQHVQVLVVTHLPQVAAFADQHVLVTKSGDATVSDVRVLDEEERVVELARMLAGHEDSAAAREHARELVRGAALEPAGGTGADPGRPGGERAPRGDRPGGARSAR is encoded by the coding sequence ATGATCGAGGAGATCCGCATCCACGACCTCGGCGTCATCACCGACGCCGTGCTGCCCCTCGGGCCGGGCCTGAGCATCCTCTCCGGCGAGACCGGGGCCGGCAAGACCATGGTCGTCACCGCGCTGGGGATGCTGCTCGGCAACCGCTCCGACGCCGGCGCGGTGCGCGCCGGGGCCCCCCGCGCCGTCGCCGAGGCCGTCGTGCGCGTGGCCGGCGGGCACCCCGCGGCGGCACTCGTCGAGGACGCCGGCGGGGCCGTGGACGTCGAGACGGTCGGCGCGCACGAGGAGGCCCTCGTCACCCTGGCCCGCACCGTGACCGCCGAGGGCCGCAGCCGCGCCCACGTGGGCGGGCGCTCGGCGCCCGTAGGGACCCTCTCGGCCGTGGGCCAGACGCTCGTGGCCGTGCACGGCCAGTCCGACCAGCTGCGCCTGAGGTCCCCGGCCGCCCAGCGCCACGCCCTCGACCAGTACGCGGGGGAGGAGCTGGCCGCGGACCTCGCCCGCTACCGGGGCCTGCTGGGCGAGTACCGCACCGCGCAGCAGCAGCTGCGCGAGGTCACCGAGCACGGCCGGGAGCGGGCGCTGGAGGCGCAGACCCTGCAGGGGGCGCTCGAGGAGATCGACGCCGTGGACCCCCAGCCGGGCGAGGACGAGCGGCTGGACCAGGAGAGCCAGCGGCTGACCAACCTCGAGCAGCTGCGCGCCGCCGCGCTGACCGCCCACACCGCCCTGAGCGGCGGCGAGTTCGCCGAGGGCGACGCCGCCGACGCGACCGCCCTGATCGCCGCCGCCCAACGGGCCCTCGAGCAGGAGGCGGCCGCCGACCGCGAGCTCGAGGAGCTCGCCGCCCGGGTCGCCGAGCTCAGCGTGCTCGTCACCGACGTCGCCGCCGACCTCTCCGGCTACGCCTCCGGGCTCGACGACGAGGGCCCGGCCCGCCTCGCCGAGGTCGAGGCCCGCCGCGCCAGGCTCAAGACGCTGACGCGCAAGTACGGGGCCACGGTCGACGAGGTCCTCGAGTGGGCGGACCGGTCCCGGCAGCGCCTCGACGAGCTCACGGACGACCCCGCCCGCGAGGAGGAGCTGCGCGCCCGGCTCGAGCAGCTGCGCACCGGGCTGGCCGAGCTCGCGGACCGGATGACCCGGCGCCGCCGTGAGGCCGCCGAGCGGCTCTCGGCGGCCGTCAGCGAGGAGCTCACGGCGCTCGCGATGCCCAACGCGTCCCTGGTCATCGAGGTCGAGCCCGTCGAGGAGTTCACCGCCCACGGCCGTGACGAGATCTCGTTCCTGCTCCGCCCGCACGCCGCGGCGACCCCCCGGCCCCTGGGCAAGGGCGCCTCCGGCGGTGAGCTCTCCCGCCTGATGCTGGCCATCGAGGTGGTCCTGGCCGCCGTGGACCCCGTGCCCACGTTCGTCTTCGACGAGGTCGACTCCGGGGTGGGCGGCAAGGCCGCCGTCGAGATCGGGCGCCGGCTGAAGATGCTCGCCCAGCACGTCCAGGTGCTCGTCGTCACCCACCTGCCCCAGGTCGCGGCCTTCGCCGACCAGCACGTGCTCGTGACCAAGAGCGGCGACGCCACGGTCAGCGACGTGCGCGTGCTCGACGAGGAGGAGCGGGTCGTGGAGCTCGCCCGCATGCTCGCCGGGCACGAGGACTCGGCCGCCGCCCGGGAGCACGCCCGCGAGCTCGTGCGCGGCGCCGCGCTCGAGCCGGCCGGCGGCACCGGGGCGGACCCCGGCCGCCCGGGCGGGGAGCGTGCCCCGCGGGGCGACCGGCCCGGCGGCGCCCGCTCCGCGCGGTGA